The Exiguobacterium mexicanum genome includes a window with the following:
- a CDS encoding proline--tRNA ligase encodes MKQSRLFMPTLREVPADAEAISHQLLVRGGFMRQNAAGIYSYLPLGHRVLQKIQTIIREEMNRAGAQELLMPAIQPAELWEETGRWGIYGPELMRLTDRHDRRFALGATHEELITSIVRDELNSYKKLPVNLYQIQTKYRDERRPRFGLLRGREFLMKDSYSFHATQDDLDDEYKNMYNAYSNIFDRIGLKYRPVVADSGAIGGKDTHEFQALADIGEDTIVYTDTSNYAANIEMAETLDRYDMQAAEVLALDKVDTKDNKTIEDVARFLNVDTKTTIKSVLFNVDGETVMVIVRGDHEANDVKVKNALGGLDIQMEEEATIIDLFGCEPGTLGPIHAPVKVVADYAVKYLVDAVCGANEANTHYTHVNAERDLSHLTYHDLRFVVEGDMAPDESGPVRFARGIEVGQVFKLGTRYSEAMGATFLNEEGRAEPLIMGCYGIGVSRTLSAVIEQHHDDRGIVWPKSVAPFDVHLIAINTKDEAQVELANRLYDELSSTYDVLYDDRKERAGVKFADADLIGLPIRINVGKKASEGIVEVKVRATGEVLETTVDELPRVITAQLNEAK; translated from the coding sequence ATGAAACAATCGAGACTGTTCATGCCTACGCTTAGAGAAGTGCCGGCCGACGCAGAAGCCATCAGCCATCAACTCCTCGTCCGCGGGGGCTTCATGCGCCAAAACGCCGCTGGAATTTATTCGTATCTTCCACTAGGCCACCGCGTGTTACAAAAGATTCAAACGATCATCCGCGAAGAGATGAACCGGGCCGGTGCCCAAGAATTGCTCATGCCAGCGATTCAACCGGCGGAACTGTGGGAAGAGACGGGTCGCTGGGGTATTTATGGTCCTGAACTTATGCGATTGACCGATCGTCACGATCGTCGCTTCGCCCTCGGTGCGACGCACGAGGAACTCATCACGTCGATCGTGCGCGATGAACTCAACTCCTACAAAAAGTTACCGGTCAACTTGTATCAGATTCAAACGAAATATCGCGACGAGCGTCGTCCACGTTTCGGACTGCTCCGGGGTCGTGAGTTCTTGATGAAAGATTCGTATTCGTTCCACGCCACACAAGATGACTTGGACGACGAATACAAGAACATGTATAACGCCTATTCCAACATCTTTGACCGCATCGGTTTAAAATATCGCCCGGTCGTAGCTGACTCGGGTGCCATCGGCGGGAAAGACACGCACGAATTCCAAGCGCTTGCCGATATCGGGGAAGACACGATTGTCTATACGGACACGTCGAACTACGCCGCCAATATCGAGATGGCAGAAACGCTCGACCGCTATGACATGCAAGCGGCCGAAGTGCTTGCCCTCGACAAGGTCGACACGAAAGACAATAAGACGATTGAAGATGTGGCGCGCTTCTTGAACGTCGACACGAAGACGACGATCAAGTCGGTCCTCTTCAACGTCGATGGCGAGACGGTCATGGTCATCGTTCGAGGTGATCACGAGGCGAACGACGTCAAAGTGAAGAACGCCCTCGGCGGACTCGACATCCAAATGGAAGAAGAAGCGACGATCATCGACTTGTTCGGCTGTGAGCCGGGCACGCTCGGACCGATTCATGCACCGGTCAAAGTCGTGGCCGATTACGCCGTCAAATATTTGGTCGACGCGGTATGTGGCGCCAACGAGGCGAACACCCATTATACGCACGTCAACGCCGAACGCGACTTGTCGCATTTGACGTATCATGACCTCCGTTTCGTCGTCGAAGGCGACATGGCACCTGACGAGTCGGGTCCGGTCCGCTTCGCTCGCGGGATTGAAGTCGGACAAGTGTTCAAGCTCGGCACGCGCTATTCAGAAGCGATGGGCGCGACGTTCTTGAACGAAGAAGGTCGGGCCGAACCGCTCATTATGGGTTGCTACGGCATCGGCGTCTCACGCACATTGTCGGCCGTCATCGAGCAACATCATGACGATCGCGGTATCGTTTGGCCGAAGAGCGTCGCTCCGTTCGATGTGCACTTGATTGCCATCAACACGAAAGACGAAGCGCAAGTCGAACTCGCGAACCGTTTATACGATGAGCTGTCATCGACGTACGATGTGTTGTATGATGACCGTAAAGAACGGGCTGGCGTCAAATTCGCCGATGCTGATTTGATCGGTCTTCCGATTCGTATCAACGTCGGGAAAAAAGCGAGCGAAGGTATCGTCGAAGTGAAAGTACGTGCCACTGGCGAAGTCCTTGAGACGACGGTAGATGAGTTGCCACGTGTGATCACGGCGCAACTGAACGAGGCAAAATGA
- the rseP gene encoding RIP metalloprotease RseP — MTTFIAIVLMFGVLISVHEWGHLVMAKRAGILCHEFAIGFGPKILSFRKNETLYTIRLLPIGGYVKMAGEDFEPIEVKAGQHVGLRLTNAGTVDRVYFQPDQAKDVHVVGTVDKFDSIRELKIQLLVDDEVRVYSLERDTLLVDQGMEIQIAPYDRTFGAQSVWKRVLAIAAGPAMNFVLAFILLVIVGLVQGTPTDDGRIGTVQPDSAADQAGLMAGDEIVSIEGETIDDWLDLRTVLADRADTPTEVTYIRDDAEQTVTLTPQAVEQNGETVGILGVTNALERSPTKAFTTGAETTWTMSTLIFSAVGDLVTGQVGVDQLAGPVGIVRMTDEVAASGLIMLLNWTALLSVNLAIFNLLPLPALDGGRLIFLLFEAVRGRPIDPKKEGFVHFIGFALLMLLMLIVTWNDIQSFFK, encoded by the coding sequence ATGACGACTTTTATCGCCATCGTTTTGATGTTTGGGGTACTCATATCGGTTCATGAATGGGGACACCTCGTCATGGCGAAACGGGCAGGGATTCTCTGTCATGAATTTGCAATCGGGTTTGGACCGAAAATCCTCTCGTTCAGAAAGAATGAGACGCTGTATACGATTCGCTTATTGCCAATCGGTGGGTATGTCAAAATGGCAGGAGAAGATTTTGAGCCGATCGAAGTGAAAGCCGGTCAACACGTCGGGTTACGCCTGACGAACGCCGGCACGGTCGATCGTGTCTACTTCCAGCCGGACCAGGCAAAAGACGTGCACGTCGTCGGGACGGTCGACAAGTTCGATTCGATTCGCGAATTGAAGATCCAGTTACTCGTCGATGATGAGGTCCGTGTCTATTCACTTGAACGGGACACGCTTCTCGTCGACCAAGGCATGGAAATTCAAATTGCCCCATACGACCGCACGTTCGGAGCTCAATCGGTATGGAAACGTGTGCTCGCGATTGCAGCCGGCCCAGCGATGAACTTCGTCCTTGCCTTCATCTTGCTTGTCATCGTCGGTCTCGTCCAAGGGACGCCAACGGACGATGGACGAATCGGTACGGTGCAGCCAGATTCGGCTGCAGATCAAGCAGGTCTCATGGCGGGAGATGAAATTGTCTCCATCGAAGGCGAGACGATTGATGACTGGCTCGACCTTCGGACTGTGCTTGCCGACCGGGCTGACACGCCAACGGAAGTGACGTATATTCGGGATGATGCAGAACAAACGGTGACGCTCACGCCGCAAGCGGTCGAACAAAACGGCGAGACGGTCGGGATATTGGGCGTGACGAACGCGCTCGAGCGTTCACCGACGAAAGCCTTCACGACTGGGGCTGAGACGACGTGGACGATGTCGACGCTCATCTTTTCCGCGGTCGGTGATTTGGTTACCGGTCAAGTGGGCGTCGACCAATTGGCCGGACCGGTCGGGATTGTCCGCATGACCGATGAAGTGGCGGCGAGCGGGCTCATCATGCTCCTCAACTGGACGGCACTTTTATCAGTCAACTTGGCCATCTTTAACTTGTTGCCGCTCCCGGCACTTGATGGAGGACGACTCATCTTCCTCTTGTTCGAAGCGGTGCGCGGACGGCCGATCGATCCGAAAAAGGAAGGATTCGTCCACTTTATCGGGTTCGCTTTGCTCATGCTTCTCATGTTGATCGTCACGTGGAATGATATTCAATCATTCTTTAAATAA
- the dxr gene encoding 1-deoxy-D-xylulose-5-phosphate reductoisomerase: MKRISLIGATGSIGVQTCDVIEQHPDLFELEAYAFGTNVDVAEEWINRLRPKYVSAKDIEVLERLKPRLTYEPLFFIGLEGLIECATAERADIVVTAVVGAVGLEPTLAAIEAGKDIALANKETLVTAGHLVTAAVKKHGVSLLPVDSEHSAIYQCLNGERREDVSKIILTASGGSFRDKSRDELDSVTVAEALAHPNWSMGAKITIDSATMFNKGLEVIEAHWLFDIDYNDIEVVLHRESIIHSMVEFKDAAVMAQLGNPDMRGPILYALSGPKRLEIDGNKRLNLREIGTLHFAEADLTRYPALRLAYEAGRAGGSMPTVLNAANEAAVELFLNGEIAFLDIERIVEQAMETHTVIAEPTLEQILQVDRAVREQIQQGK; encoded by the coding sequence ATGAAGCGAATCAGCTTAATCGGGGCGACTGGTTCGATTGGCGTACAGACATGTGACGTCATCGAACAGCACCCCGACTTGTTTGAACTTGAGGCCTATGCCTTCGGAACGAATGTAGATGTAGCCGAGGAATGGATCAACCGCTTGCGGCCGAAATACGTGTCCGCCAAAGACATCGAAGTGCTCGAACGACTCAAACCACGACTTACATACGAACCACTCTTTTTTATCGGACTTGAAGGGTTGATCGAATGTGCGACCGCAGAGCGGGCTGACATCGTCGTCACAGCCGTCGTCGGGGCTGTCGGTCTTGAGCCGACGCTCGCTGCCATCGAGGCAGGTAAAGACATCGCTTTGGCGAACAAGGAGACGCTCGTCACGGCGGGCCATCTCGTCACGGCAGCCGTCAAGAAGCATGGGGTCAGCCTGCTTCCAGTCGATAGTGAACATTCGGCCATCTATCAATGTTTGAACGGTGAACGCCGAGAGGACGTCTCGAAAATCATCTTAACGGCATCAGGCGGGAGTTTCCGTGACAAGTCGCGGGATGAATTAGACAGCGTGACCGTCGCAGAGGCGCTCGCACATCCAAACTGGTCGATGGGGGCGAAAATCACGATCGATTCGGCGACGATGTTCAATAAAGGACTCGAAGTCATCGAAGCGCACTGGTTGTTCGATATCGATTATAATGATATTGAAGTGGTGCTTCATCGTGAGTCCATCATCCACTCGATGGTCGAATTCAAAGACGCCGCCGTCATGGCGCAGCTTGGAAATCCGGATATGCGGGGACCGATCCTCTATGCGCTCTCAGGTCCGAAACGTCTTGAAATCGACGGGAACAAGCGGTTAAACTTGAGAGAAATCGGAACGCTTCACTTCGCAGAAGCCGACTTGACGCGTTATCCGGCCTTACGCCTCGCGTATGAGGCCGGACGCGCCGGTGGTTCGATGCCGACGGTGCTTAATGCGGCCAACGAGGCGGCTGTCGAGCTGTTCTTGAACGGGGAGATCGCTTTCCTCGATATCGAACGGATCGTTGAACAAGCGATGGAGACACATACGGTAATTGCAGAACCGACGCTCGAACAGATCCTTCAAGTCGACCGAGCGGTTCGTGAACAAATTCAGCAAGGAAAGTGA